A window of the Arachis duranensis cultivar V14167 chromosome 5, aradu.V14167.gnm2.J7QH, whole genome shotgun sequence genome harbors these coding sequences:
- the LOC127747679 gene encoding chromo domain-containing protein LHP1-like, which translates to MPPKKDIDNRSYEVHSIRRKRIHRGKPQYMLKWAGWKDVSNTWETQESLHHMRDYVDDFDARIKSRIRENLKKRNKHQTTPSQASLCPFIANPSPLFSESEEEEDEDEEEEKEEKEEKTKDDKEDSDYDVNVKVSPGVRQPIARTCKNMKNKSHESSGVDNPVHVSSEEEGYDKEDCNVNIAPTPLQTPNRRLSHDDGKEDNAQPDPEEHILANPQIVLFADPI; encoded by the exons ATGCCACCAAAAAAAGATATTGATAATCGCAGTTATGAAGTCCACTCCATTCGCCGTAAGAGAATCCATCGG GGTAAGCCACAGTACATGCTCAAATG GGCAGGATGGAAGGACGTATCAAACACTTGGGAGACTCAGGAGAGCCTCCATCATATGCGTGATTACGTTGATGACTTTGATGCTAG AATAAAATCAAGAATTCGTGAGAATCTCAAGAAGAGGAACAAGCATCAGACCACTCCTTCACAAGCATCGTTGTGTCCTTTTATTGCGAATCCATCTCCTCTTTTTTCTGAGtcagaagaggaggaggacgaggacgaggaagaggagaaagaagagaaagaagaaaaaactaaAGATGATAAAGAGGACTCTGATTATGATGTGAATGTTAAAGTCTCCCCTGGTGTTAGACAACCAATTGCAAG AACTTGCAAGAATATGAAGAACAAGAGTCACGAATCTTCAGGTGTTGATAATCCTGTGCATGTGTCTTCTGAGGAAGAAGGTTATGATAAAGAAGATTGTAATGTCAATATTGCCCCTACTCCTCTTCAAACCCCAAATCGTAGACTATCACATGATGATGGCAAGGAAGACAATGCTCAACCAGATCCTGAAGAGCATATTCTTGCCAATCCTCAAATTGTCCTTTTTGCTGATCCAATttaa